In a single window of the Acidobacteriota bacterium genome:
- a CDS encoding dienelactone hydrolase family protein has protein sequence MKKLLSIVALSLLTPLTAFAAVRGEEVEYKHGEVVLRGFLAYDDASKDLRPGILVVHEWWGHNEHARRKARDLARDGYIALAVDMYGEGKNTDHPGTAGEWSQMIAQSPNIGRGRFEAAYELLSNHRLTAPRQMAAVGYCFGGTTILTLAQSGIDLDGVVSFHGGPPAYPPQKTFSTKVLILHGSDDPMATRGDLLKYEKALTAVNADWQSAYFGGAQHSFTNPDADQRGIPGLKYDRKADQRSWQMMLSFLDELFAAP, from the coding sequence ATGAAGAAGCTGTTGTCGATTGTAGCCCTGTCCTTGCTCACCCCGCTCACCGCCTTCGCGGCCGTGCGCGGCGAAGAAGTCGAATACAAGCACGGCGAGGTCGTGCTGCGCGGATTCCTGGCCTACGACGACGCCAGCAAGGATCTGCGACCGGGAATCCTGGTGGTCCACGAATGGTGGGGCCACAACGAGCACGCCCGCCGCAAGGCTCGCGACCTCGCCCGCGATGGCTACATCGCCCTGGCCGTCGACATGTACGGCGAAGGCAAGAACACGGATCATCCGGGCACCGCCGGCGAGTGGTCGCAGATGATCGCCCAGAGCCCAAACATCGGCCGTGGTCGCTTCGAGGCCGCCTACGAGCTGCTCAGCAACCACCGCCTGACGGCGCCGCGCCAGATGGCGGCCGTCGGCTACTGCTTCGGCGGCACCACCATCCTCACCCTCGCCCAGAGCGGGATCGACCTCGACGGCGTGGTCAGCTTCCACGGCGGTCCACCGGCCTATCCGCCCCAGAAGACCTTCAGCACCAAGGTGCTGATCCTGCACGGCTCCGACGACCCGATGGCCACCCGCGGCGACCTCTTGAAGTACGAGAAGGCCCTCACTGCGGTCAACGCCGACTGGCAATCGGCCTACTTCGGCGGCGCCCAGCACAGCTTCACCAATCCTGACGCCGACCAGCGCGGCATCCCGGGCCTAAAGTACGACCGTAAGGCCGACCAGCGTTCCTGGCAGATGATGCTGAGCTTCCTCGACGAGCTCTTCGCGGCCCCCTGA
- a CDS encoding cation:proton antiporter yields the protein MLSLTFLVIAAGILGFGLISRRLEGTPITPPMVFVAFGYLISREGLGFVTFPHEESLIHTLAEVTLVMVLFTDASRIDLNRLLHEKSLPTRLLLVGMPLTILAGTLVAWQLFGMSIWEGALLATVLAPTDAALGQAVVSSKKVPERLRQTLNVESGLNDGIALPVVLIFLSIACATAEVRTVEYWVRFAALQVTLGPAVGIAVGWLGGKLIDRAAGSGWMSPSFHRLSGLGIALLAFAGAELVHGNGFIAAFCAGATLGNSARSIAKIEEFAETESELLTLLVFLVFGGAMLPAALHHVNGLTVLYAVLSLTVIRMLPVALSLLGSGLERWKVLFLGWFGPRGIASILFALLVIEGVGAGEHDGLLPIISITVLLSVIAHGLTAGPWASWIGRSAD from the coding sequence ATGCTGAGTCTCACTTTTCTCGTCATCGCCGCGGGCATCCTGGGTTTCGGCTTGATCTCGCGGCGCCTCGAGGGGACTCCGATCACTCCCCCGATGGTGTTCGTGGCCTTCGGCTACCTGATCAGCCGGGAAGGTCTCGGCTTCGTGACCTTTCCCCATGAAGAAAGCCTGATCCACACCCTCGCTGAAGTCACTCTGGTGATGGTGCTGTTCACCGATGCCTCGCGCATCGACCTCAATCGCCTGCTGCACGAGAAGTCGCTGCCGACGCGCTTGCTGCTGGTCGGCATGCCGCTGACCATCCTGGCAGGCACCTTGGTGGCCTGGCAGCTCTTCGGCATGAGCATCTGGGAGGGGGCGCTGCTGGCGACGGTATTGGCGCCCACCGATGCCGCCCTCGGTCAGGCGGTGGTGTCGAGCAAGAAGGTGCCCGAACGGCTGCGCCAGACCCTCAATGTCGAGAGTGGCCTCAACGACGGCATCGCACTGCCGGTGGTGCTGATCTTTCTCTCCATCGCCTGCGCCACCGCCGAGGTCCGCACCGTCGAATACTGGGTGCGCTTCGCCGCTCTGCAGGTCACCCTGGGGCCGGCCGTCGGCATCGCCGTCGGCTGGCTCGGAGGCAAGCTGATCGATCGGGCGGCCGGCAGCGGTTGGATGAGCCCGAGCTTTCATCGCCTGTCCGGGCTCGGCATCGCCCTGCTGGCCTTCGCCGGTGCCGAGCTGGTCCACGGCAACGGCTTCATCGCCGCCTTCTGTGCCGGCGCCACCTTGGGCAACAGCGCCCGTTCGATCGCCAAGATCGAGGAGTTCGCGGAGACCGAGTCGGAGCTCTTGACGCTGCTGGTCTTCTTGGTCTTCGGCGGCGCCATGCTGCCGGCGGCGCTGCATCACGTCAACGGTCTCACCGTCCTCTATGCCGTGCTCAGCCTGACGGTGATTCGCATGCTGCCGGTGGCCCTGTCGCTCCTCGGCAGCGGTCTCGAGCGCTGGAAGGTGCTCTTCCTCGGTTGGTTCGGGCCGCGCGGCATCGCCTCCATCTTGTTCGCTCTGCTGGTGATCGAAGGCGTCGGCGCCGGCGAGCACGATGGCCTGCTGCCGATCATCTCGATCACGGTGCTGTTGAGCGTCATCGCCCACGGCCTGACGGCGGGGCCCTGGGCGTCCTGGATCGGTCGCTCAGCAGACTGA
- a CDS encoding glycosyltransferase family 4 protein gives MTRRVLHLLSQRPALPGSGITLDALVRHGSAAGWQQMAIVGTPADDPQPAIGDLPAERIRPLRFAPSSSSAEPTVDVDIAYPIPGMSDVMPYPSSRFSALDRAQRALYLDAWRRHLEAVIGEFRPDIVHSHHAWAVSSLVSRVAPHVPQVIHGHGTALRQRRLAPKWLPSIDPGLAPVARFAVLHRDHAERYGADLGLPAERFQVVGAGFREDLFHRRDRHPDAGGLLYAGKLSDAKGLPWLLTAVENLAAAGEDVTLTVAGGGSGPEADELRQRMAALEPRVRFVGRLDQGELAEHMRRSSVFVLPSFFEGLPLVLVEALATGCRLVSTALPGVVDGLAPTLGDQLRLVPPPRLVNTDQPVAEDLPAFVEALAREIRQALAAGPADPVEERLAPFKWQAVFERVEQIWLELAGC, from the coding sequence ATGACCCGACGCGTCCTCCACCTCCTGTCTCAGCGCCCGGCCCTCCCCGGCAGCGGCATCACCCTCGACGCCCTGGTGCGCCACGGCAGCGCCGCCGGCTGGCAGCAGATGGCGATCGTCGGGACCCCGGCGGACGACCCGCAACCGGCCATCGGCGACCTGCCAGCAGAGCGCATCCGGCCCCTGCGCTTCGCCCCTAGCTCGTCGTCCGCCGAGCCGACCGTGGACGTCGACATCGCCTATCCGATTCCCGGCATGAGCGACGTCATGCCCTACCCGAGCTCGCGCTTCTCGGCCCTCGATCGGGCTCAGCGCGCGCTCTATCTCGACGCCTGGCGACGCCACCTCGAAGCGGTCATCGGTGAGTTTCGGCCCGACATCGTCCACAGCCATCACGCCTGGGCGGTCTCCTCGCTGGTGTCGCGGGTCGCTCCGCACGTACCCCAGGTGATCCACGGTCACGGCACCGCCCTGCGCCAGCGCCGCCTGGCGCCGAAGTGGCTGCCGAGCATCGACCCGGGATTGGCGCCGGTGGCGCGCTTCGCCGTCCTGCACCGCGACCACGCCGAGCGCTATGGCGCGGACCTCGGCCTGCCGGCGGAACGCTTCCAGGTGGTCGGCGCCGGCTTCCGCGAGGACCTGTTCCACCGCCGCGACCGTCACCCCGACGCCGGCGGCCTGCTCTACGCCGGCAAGCTGAGCGACGCCAAAGGCCTGCCCTGGCTGCTCACGGCGGTCGAGAACCTCGCCGCTGCCGGAGAGGACGTCACCCTGACCGTCGCCGGCGGCGGCAGTGGCCCCGAGGCGGACGAGCTGCGCCAGCGCATGGCGGCCCTCGAGCCACGGGTTCGCTTCGTCGGGCGCCTCGACCAGGGCGAGCTCGCCGAGCACATGCGCCGCAGCTCGGTGTTCGTCCTGCCGTCCTTCTTCGAAGGCTTGCCCCTGGTGCTGGTGGAAGCCTTGGCGACCGGCTGCCGCTTGGTCAGCACCGCCCTGCCGGGAGTGGTCGACGGCCTCGCCCCGACCCTCGGCGACCAGCTCCGGCTGGTGCCACCCCCACGGTTGGTCAACACCGACCAGCCCGTCGCCGAGGACCTGCCGGCCTTCGTCGAGGCCCTGGCCCGCGAGATTCGCCAAGCCCTCGCCGCCGGCCCCGCCGACCCCGTCGAAGAAAGATTGGCACCCTTCAAGTGGCAAGCCGTCTTCGAACGCGTCGAGCAGATCTGGCTCGAGCTAGCGGGCTGCTGA
- a CDS encoding carbohydrate-binding family 9-like protein gives MRGTEAVPVWEVRPAPESWGPTALGPDPVWRTVAPLPPFELADGSGPAKEQTSVRLVWDPEALWIRFDCEDKDAWSTFQRRDDPLWEEEAVEVFLAAGEDVPKRYFELQISPLGVLFDAVVDNPRGDRRGMVTDPAWDCEGIHWAAGPAALRQDWWAVVRLPWSGLLPANQPRPSIWRANFFRIERPRRRPDELSAWSSPGTDPPDFHRPERFGSLRLVAPDRWRQW, from the coding sequence GTGAGAGGTACCGAGGCGGTGCCCGTCTGGGAGGTTCGCCCGGCCCCCGAAAGCTGGGGTCCGACGGCCCTCGGGCCGGATCCGGTCTGGCGCACCGTCGCCCCCTTGCCCCCCTTCGAGCTCGCCGACGGCAGCGGGCCGGCCAAAGAGCAGACCTCGGTTCGCCTGGTGTGGGACCCGGAGGCGCTGTGGATTCGCTTCGACTGCGAGGACAAGGACGCCTGGTCGACCTTTCAGCGGCGCGACGATCCGCTGTGGGAAGAGGAAGCGGTGGAGGTCTTCCTGGCCGCCGGAGAAGACGTGCCGAAGCGCTACTTCGAGCTTCAGATCAGCCCCCTCGGCGTGCTCTTCGACGCCGTCGTCGACAACCCCCGGGGAGATCGCCGAGGGATGGTCACCGATCCTGCCTGGGACTGCGAGGGCATTCACTGGGCCGCCGGTCCGGCGGCCCTGCGGCAGGACTGGTGGGCGGTGGTGCGACTGCCCTGGAGCGGCCTGCTGCCGGCCAACCAGCCCCGCCCCTCGATCTGGCGCGCAAACTTCTTCCGCATCGAGCGACCGCGGCGCCGTCCCGACGAGCTCAGCGCCTGGTCGAGCCCAGGCACCGACCCGCCGGACTTCCATCGCCCCGAGCGCTTCGGCTCCCTGCGTCTGGTGGCCCCGGATCGCTGGCGCCAATGGTGA